One region of Olleya sp. Hel_I_94 genomic DNA includes:
- a CDS encoding TolC family protein, translating to MKLYLIIVSLFFVQLSLAQETSTKVWSLQDCIDYAIEHNITIKDATLDKNLAEVDYSKAKSSRLPNLFGSASQNFSNGSTIDPITSDYVTDQIHSTNVGINSSMTLFQGNQLSNQIKQNKILLEQSIFLEEVEKNNIVLNILEVYLQTLYSKESIAIAENNVVASEKEVERAKARLDAGTIALGDYTETQSQAATNKFNVISAKNDYQQYIIQLKQLLELSPLEDIQIETIDENMDLINLDIDKNQLYNNAIGFLPEIQASNLNIAANEKELDIAKGGFLPTLSLTGSIGSGYTSINNNTFSDQFDVNFNQKLGLSLTIPIFNRNQTKAAVKTASINIDKAQIQKQNTEKEVYRKVETAYQNAISAQEQVIAAEASKVSAEQSYKLAQKKYELGGLSTTDLVVSQNTYTNAQQNYLQSKYLNILYHELLQFYQGNDIKL from the coding sequence ATGAAATTATATTTAATCATAGTCAGTTTATTTTTTGTGCAACTGTCGCTTGCTCAAGAAACATCAACTAAAGTTTGGTCGCTTCAAGATTGCATAGATTATGCAATTGAGCATAATATTACGATCAAAGATGCCACTTTAGATAAAAACCTTGCCGAAGTGGATTACAGTAAAGCAAAGTCATCTAGACTACCTAATTTATTTGGAAGCGCATCGCAAAATTTTTCCAACGGAAGTACTATAGATCCTATTACTAGCGATTATGTTACAGATCAAATCCATAGTACAAATGTTGGTATTAATAGCTCGATGACTTTATTTCAAGGGAATCAACTTAGCAACCAAATTAAGCAGAATAAGATTTTATTAGAGCAAAGTATTTTTTTAGAAGAAGTCGAAAAAAACAATATTGTTTTAAACATTTTAGAAGTGTATTTACAAACACTTTATAGCAAAGAAAGTATCGCTATTGCGGAAAACAATGTTGTTGCATCAGAAAAAGAAGTTGAAAGAGCAAAAGCAAGATTAGATGCAGGCACTATTGCTTTAGGTGATTACACCGAAACACAAAGTCAAGCAGCCACTAATAAGTTCAATGTCATATCGGCTAAAAACGATTACCAACAATACATTATTCAACTAAAACAATTATTAGAATTATCGCCTTTAGAAGATATTCAAATTGAAACTATTGATGAAAACATGGATTTAATTAATCTAGACATCGATAAAAATCAACTTTATAATAATGCTATTGGTTTTCTACCAGAAATTCAGGCAAGTAATTTAAATATTGCAGCAAACGAGAAAGAACTTGACATTGCTAAAGGAGGCTTTTTACCAACCTTATCCTTAACAGGAAGCATAGGTTCTGGTTACACAAGTATTAACAATAATACGTTTTCAGACCAGTTTGATGTTAATTTTAATCAAAAATTAGGGTTATCGTTAACCATTCCAATATTTAATAGAAATCAAACTAAAGCAGCAGTTAAAACAGCATCAATAAACATTGATAAAGCGCAAATACAAAAACAAAATACAGAAAAGGAAGTGTACCGAAAAGTTGAAACTGCTTACCAAAATGCAATATCTGCACAAGAGCAAGTTATAGCTGCCGAAGCCTCTAAAGTGTCAGCAGAACAAAGTTATAAACTAGCACAAAAAAAGTATGAATTAGGTGGATTAAGTACAACAGACTTGGTAGTAAGCCAAAACACCTATACCAATGCGCAGCAAAACTATTTACAGTCTAAATACTTAAATATTTTATACCACGAGTTATTACAATTTTACCAAGGAAACGATATTAAACTTTAA
- a CDS encoding ABC transporter permease translates to MALTSKQQLSSPSGILKFLVKYNTIFIFILLVIFSALISDVFFTSVNLSNLLKQVSGIGIISIGMLIVILTGGIDLSVGSMVALLAVTFAILINLIILPLAIVFTIAIGFGLGSISGYLVAYQKMAPFVATLALMTIARGLGFIYSKGSPVTFKTAGGVFMSNFANNSTLGVPNIAIVFFLIVIATMVMLRYNVFGRLIIAIGSNEEASRLSGIKVNKYKFLVYAISGALAATAAIIVASRTNLGSPNMGMSWELDAIAAVVIGGASLNGGKGTAINTLMGVLILGLIGNILNLLNVPSYPQQVVKGAIIIFAVLLQRFESK, encoded by the coding sequence ATGGCTTTAACATCAAAACAACAACTTAGCAGTCCAAGTGGTATTCTTAAGTTTTTAGTAAAGTATAATACTATATTCATTTTTATTTTACTGGTAATTTTTTCAGCATTGATATCCGATGTGTTTTTTACCTCAGTAAACTTGTCTAACTTATTAAAACAAGTCTCTGGTATTGGTATTATTAGTATAGGGATGTTAATAGTAATATTAACAGGAGGTATTGATTTATCAGTTGGCTCCATGGTCGCCTTGCTTGCAGTTACGTTTGCTATTTTAATTAATTTAATCATACTTCCATTAGCTATTGTTTTTACCATTGCTATCGGTTTTGGTTTAGGTAGTATTTCGGGTTATCTAGTAGCTTATCAAAAAATGGCTCCTTTTGTAGCAACTTTAGCATTAATGACTATTGCAAGAGGATTAGGTTTTATTTACTCTAAAGGGTCTCCAGTTACATTTAAAACTGCAGGAGGTGTATTTATGTCAAATTTTGCAAACAACTCTACATTAGGTGTTCCAAATATTGCTATAGTCTTTTTTTTAATCGTAATCGCTACTATGGTTATGTTGCGGTATAATGTATTTGGTCGTTTAATTATTGCTATTGGTAGTAATGAAGAGGCCTCACGCTTATCCGGAATTAAAGTTAATAAGTATAAGTTTTTGGTATATGCTATTTCTGGTGCTTTAGCTGCTACTGCTGCAATAATAGTGGCATCCAGAACTAATTTAGGATCACCAAATATGGGAATGTCTTGGGAGTTAGATGCTATAGCAGCTGTTGTGATTGGTGGAGCTAGTTTAAATGGTGGTAAAGGAACTGCTATTAATACGTTAATGGGTGTACTTATTTTAGGATTAATAGGAAACATTTTAAACTTACTAAATGTGCCTTCTTATCCGCAGCAAGTTGTTAAAGGAGCTATAATCATTTTTGCAGTATTACTTCAAAGATTTGAGAGTAAATAA
- a CDS encoding ABC transporter ATP-binding protein, producing MSKDIIKIEDLKRQFTMGTETVHALKGISFNIKEGEFVTIMGSSGSGKSTMLNILGCLDQPTSGEYEIDGVSVKALSRNELATIRNEKIGFIFQSYNLLARTSAIENVELPLLYNSKVSTEERRERAIKALEMVGLGDRLHHTPSQLSGGQQQRVAIARSLVNNPVMILADEATGNLDTRTSYEIMSLFQELNAKGITITFVTHEPDIATFSSRTIVLKDGSIMQDYQNHKVQSAAAQLAKLPKQDD from the coding sequence ATGAGTAAAGACATTATTAAAATAGAAGACTTAAAACGTCAGTTTACCATGGGAACTGAAACGGTACATGCCTTAAAAGGAATTTCTTTTAATATAAAAGAAGGCGAATTTGTTACCATAATGGGATCTAGTGGTTCTGGAAAAAGTACGATGCTTAACATTTTAGGGTGTTTAGATCAGCCAACCTCTGGTGAATATGAAATTGATGGTGTAAGTGTTAAGGCTTTAAGCCGAAATGAATTAGCAACAATAAGAAACGAAAAAATAGGATTCATATTTCAATCTTATAACTTATTGGCAAGAACATCTGCAATAGAAAATGTAGAATTACCCTTGTTATATAACAGTAAAGTGTCTACAGAAGAACGTAGAGAGCGTGCTATAAAAGCATTGGAAATGGTTGGTTTAGGGGACAGGTTGCATCATACACCTTCGCAGCTTTCAGGAGGACAACAACAACGTGTTGCTATCGCTAGATCGTTGGTAAATAATCCAGTAATGATTCTAGCAGATGAAGCTACAGGAAACCTAGACACAAGAACATCCTACGAGATTATGTCGCTGTTTCAAGAACTTAATGCCAAAGGGATTACTATAACTTTTGTTACACACGAGCCAGATATTGCCACTTTTAGTAGCCGAACTATTGTGTTAAAAGATGGTAGTATAATGCAGGATTATCAAAATCACAAAGTACAATCTGCAGCAGCGCAATTAGCTAAACTGCCTAAACAAGACGATTAA
- a CDS encoding carbohydrate kinase family protein → MKNIVCFGEVLWDVFPSHKKIGGAPLNVALRLQSLDNNVSIISSIGDDNKGNKIKDFILSQGVNIDNLQVDAKLKTGKVKVMLNAKGSASYDIMFPRAWDNIQITSLNKSVTQQADAFIYGSLVARDENSRETLYQLLNYAKYKIFDVNLRAPYYTKEVLNHLMNEADFIKFNDEEIFEIGETLNSKTHSLEQNIKFLADHTNTKTICVTKGRHGAILYFNDTFYYNSGYHIEVVDTVGAGDSFLATLISKLLKGDNPQDAINYACAIGALVAGSQGANPKFSMEDINTFINP, encoded by the coding sequence ATGAAAAATATAGTTTGTTTTGGAGAAGTGTTATGGGATGTTTTTCCTTCACATAAAAAAATTGGAGGAGCACCTTTAAATGTGGCTTTACGCTTACAGTCTTTAGACAATAATGTGTCAATTATTAGTAGTATAGGAGACGATAATAAAGGAAATAAAATAAAAGATTTCATTTTAAGTCAAGGTGTAAATATCGATAATTTACAAGTGGATGCTAAGTTAAAAACGGGTAAGGTTAAAGTTATGCTTAATGCAAAAGGTTCTGCTTCTTATGATATTATGTTTCCTAGAGCTTGGGATAATATTCAAATTACATCCCTTAATAAAAGTGTAACACAACAAGCTGATGCTTTTATTTACGGTAGTTTAGTTGCAAGAGATGAAAACTCCAGAGAGACTTTATACCAACTTTTAAATTATGCAAAGTACAAGATATTTGATGTAAATTTAAGAGCGCCATATTATACAAAAGAGGTTTTAAATCATTTAATGAATGAAGCTGATTTTATAAAATTTAATGATGAAGAAATTTTTGAAATAGGAGAAACATTAAATTCCAAAACACATTCTTTAGAGCAAAATATCAAATTTTTAGCGGATCATACAAATACCAAAACTATTTGTGTAACAAAAGGTCGTCATGGCGCAATTTTATATTTTAATGATACCTTTTATTACAATAGTGGTTACCATATAGAGGTCGTTGATACTGTTGGTGCAGGAGATTCATTTTTAGCTACACTAATAAGCAAATTACTTAAAGGTGACAATCCTCAAGACGCCATTAATTATGCATGCGCTATTGGAGCATTGGTTGCGGGAAGTCAAGGTGCTAATCCTAAATTTAGTATGGAAGATATTAATACGTTTATTAACCCTTAA
- a CDS encoding NAD(P)-dependent alcohol dehydrogenase, with product MATTTVKAYGATSATEDLKPLDIQRRAVGTDDVKIDITYCGVCHSDIHTVRNDWKGSTYPVVPGHEIIGRVTEVGSAVSNYKVGDLVGVGCLVDSCQSCASCDQDLEQFCEKGATWTYNSPDKHIEGKQTYGGYASSVVVDKKFVLNIPENLDEAATAPLLCAGITTWSPLSHWKVKKGDKVGVIGLGGLGHMGVKFANALGAHVVMITTSPEKGKDAKRLGAHEVLASKDADDMKKHQGSFDFILNTIPVGHKMDPYLGLLKIDATMVLVGAIEALEPFHGGNIIVGRKRIAGSLIGGIKETQEMLDFCGEHNITSDIELIDMQDINKAYDRVTSNDVKYRFVIDMNSLKN from the coding sequence ATGGCAACGACAACGGTAAAAGCATATGGTGCAACTTCGGCAACCGAAGATTTAAAACCTTTAGATATTCAAAGACGTGCTGTAGGTACAGACGACGTAAAAATTGATATTACGTATTGTGGTGTTTGCCATAGTGATATCCATACGGTTAGAAACGATTGGAAAGGATCTACCTATCCAGTAGTGCCAGGACACGAAATTATTGGTCGTGTTACAGAGGTTGGATCAGCAGTTAGCAACTATAAAGTTGGTGATTTAGTAGGTGTAGGGTGTTTAGTAGACTCTTGCCAATCTTGCGCATCATGTGATCAGGATTTAGAACAATTTTGCGAAAAAGGTGCAACATGGACCTACAACAGTCCAGATAAACATATTGAAGGTAAACAAACATATGGTGGATACGCATCGTCAGTAGTGGTTGACAAAAAATTTGTATTAAATATTCCTGAAAATTTAGACGAGGCAGCAACAGCACCTTTATTATGTGCTGGAATTACAACATGGTCACCTTTAAGTCACTGGAAAGTTAAAAAAGGAGATAAAGTTGGTGTTATTGGTCTAGGTGGTTTAGGTCACATGGGAGTTAAATTTGCGAATGCTTTAGGAGCGCATGTTGTTATGATTACAACATCTCCAGAAAAAGGTAAAGATGCTAAAAGATTAGGCGCACATGAAGTGTTAGCGTCTAAAGATGCAGACGACATGAAAAAACACCAAGGTAGTTTCGATTTTATCTTAAATACCATTCCTGTAGGTCATAAAATGGATCCGTATTTAGGGTTGCTTAAAATAGACGCGACTATGGTTTTAGTTGGTGCAATTGAAGCATTAGAACCTTTTCATGGTGGAAATATTATAGTAGGTCGTAAACGTATTGCAGGATCTTTAATTGGAGGTATAAAAGAAACACAAGAGATGTTAGATTTTTGTGGAGAACACAATATTACTAGTGATATTGAACTTATTGATATGCAAGACATTAATAAAGCCTACGATCGTGTAACAAGTAACGATGTTAAATATCGTTTTGTAATTGACATGAATTCGCTTAAAAATTAA
- a CDS encoding efflux RND transporter periplasmic adaptor subunit, which produces MKSKKKIILGSVVLVILAIVAFSFINGEDTIVIEPKTVTAKKANVTTMVTATGTIEPITQVEVGTQVSGVVEKIYVDYNSVVKEGQLIAELDKTNLNAAKTQAQAAYDNAVSQRNYTKTIYDRQQTLFDNQVISKSDFDDAAFNYATAKGTVTQRYSDLQSARTNLGYANIYSPIDGVVLSRAIDEGQTVAASLSTPTLFTIAQDLKEMQVEADVDEADIGNVKEGQRVTFTVDAYLGETFEGEVTQVRLDPTVTSNVVTYTVVIKAHNPDLKLKPGLTATISIYTLELNDVLTAEAKAINFTPEAETLESYNTHHNLSNSGSTTSEKETTLWVLEKDRSITPKTVTLGASDGVNVQVLSGVNEGDELVYSLKGVSKAEASGPAGVNESPFMPQRPGGNKKK; this is translated from the coding sequence ATGAAATCTAAAAAGAAAATCATATTAGGAAGCGTAGTATTAGTAATACTTGCTATTGTAGCATTCAGTTTTATAAATGGTGAAGATACCATAGTTATAGAGCCTAAAACAGTTACAGCTAAAAAAGCAAATGTAACCACTATGGTTACTGCAACGGGAACTATTGAGCCAATTACACAAGTGGAAGTTGGTACCCAAGTTTCTGGAGTTGTCGAGAAAATTTATGTAGATTATAATAGCGTTGTTAAAGAAGGTCAGCTTATTGCAGAGTTGGATAAAACCAATCTAAACGCAGCAAAAACCCAAGCACAAGCAGCTTATGATAATGCTGTAAGCCAAAGAAATTACACCAAAACTATCTACGACAGACAACAAACATTATTTGATAATCAAGTTATAAGTAAATCAGATTTTGATGACGCTGCATTTAATTATGCAACCGCTAAGGGAACAGTAACTCAACGTTATTCAGACTTACAATCGGCTAGAACAAATTTAGGTTATGCTAATATTTATTCGCCAATTGATGGTGTAGTATTATCTCGTGCTATAGACGAAGGACAAACGGTTGCAGCAAGTTTAAGCACGCCAACCTTATTTACAATTGCTCAAGATTTAAAAGAAATGCAAGTAGAAGCAGACGTAGATGAAGCAGATATTGGAAATGTAAAAGAAGGACAACGTGTAACCTTTACGGTAGATGCGTATTTAGGTGAAACTTTTGAAGGTGAAGTCACGCAAGTACGTTTAGACCCAACAGTAACATCAAATGTAGTAACGTACACAGTGGTTATTAAGGCACACAATCCAGATTTAAAACTTAAACCAGGATTAACAGCAACCATTTCTATTTATACTTTGGAACTAAACGATGTGTTAACTGCGGAAGCTAAAGCCATAAACTTTACTCCAGAAGCTGAAACATTAGAGTCTTACAACACACATCATAATTTATCAAACAGTGGTAGTACAACTTCAGAAAAAGAAACTACACTTTGGGTATTAGAAAAAGATAGAAGCATTACACCAAAAACAGTAACCTTAGGCGCTAGTGATGGCGTAAATGTACAAGTATTAAGCGGAGTTAATGAAGGTGATGAGCTAGTATATAGTTTAAAAGGTGTATCAAAAGCAGAAGCATCAGGACCAGCAGGAGTAAACGAAAGTCCGTTTATGCCACAACGTCCAGGAGGAAACAAGAAAAAATAA
- a CDS encoding Crp/Fnr family transcriptional regulator gives MMYSAIINHINNHVSPSLEDIKLFNAALNQISVSKGQFLLKPGTHVKHEYFVVKGCLKAYYIDDKGGIHIVQFAIENWWIGDFDAFYNQGSSILYIEAIEDATLLAINYDVLQELYVKAPVFERYFRVLITQAFIAQRKRILSTLEKKTKERYLEFCVSYPNIENRVPNYDIANYLGISPENLSRVRKQLKS, from the coding sequence ATGATGTATTCTGCTATCATAAATCATATAAATAATCACGTATCTCCAAGTTTGGAGGATATTAAATTATTTAATGCTGCTTTAAATCAAATATCTGTATCTAAAGGGCAGTTTTTACTAAAACCTGGCACACATGTTAAGCATGAATACTTTGTAGTAAAAGGCTGTTTAAAAGCATATTACATTGATGATAAAGGTGGTATTCATATTGTTCAATTTGCTATTGAAAATTGGTGGATCGGAGATTTTGATGCTTTTTATAATCAAGGTTCATCCATCTTATATATTGAAGCTATTGAAGACGCCACACTATTGGCAATAAACTACGACGTGCTGCAAGAGTTATATGTAAAAGCACCAGTTTTTGAACGTTATTTTAGGGTATTAATAACACAAGCTTTTATCGCACAGCGTAAGCGTATTTTATCGACGCTTGAAAAAAAAACTAAAGAAAGGTATTTGGAGTTTTGCGTGTCATATCCAAATATTGAAAACCGAGTACCCAATTATGATATTGCTAATTACCTTGGTATTTCTCCCGAAAACCTAAGCAGAGTAAGAAAACAATTAAAAAGTTAA
- a CDS encoding mannitol dehydrogenase family protein: MKNYKLNAENLSNISERITVPQYDRKIIKTGIVHVGIGGFHRSHEAFYTDQLLHDPNNKDWGICGIALLDFDRRIYNTLKDQDGLYTLVVKELDGTHTNRIIGSIVEYIYAPENPLAVIEKMASPEVKIISLTITEGGYNYNEANKTFDFTNPLIQHDLNNPNVPKTIFGYITQALKLRQSQGLKGVTIQSCDNIQGNGHMIKMMLLSYVSKAQPDLINWIESNVSFPNAMVDRITPATTPEDILKIIKTTGIHDAWPVVCEPFKQWVIEDNFIEGRPAWENVGAQFVKDVVPYEKMKLSLLNAGHSVIGIFGALMGYNTIDEAVNNPNIRTFLMHYMDEEVTPTLGNLEGVDLEAYKKSLLDRFGNINIKDQIDRICSESSAKFPIFILPTVNAQLQDKGDITSAAFVVAAWAIYSLGKDEKGKGLIIKDAMQPILHAKALESTANPEAFLEIEAIFGLLKDSKPFVEAYTTAYNDILKHGVEQCVFDLNANI; this comes from the coding sequence ATGAAAAATTACAAATTAAACGCTGAAAATCTTTCAAATATATCTGAAAGAATTACAGTACCACAATACGACAGAAAGATCATAAAGACAGGAATAGTACACGTTGGTATTGGTGGTTTTCATAGATCACATGAAGCTTTTTATACAGACCAATTATTACATGATCCAAACAATAAGGATTGGGGAATATGTGGTATTGCATTATTAGATTTTGATAGAAGAATTTATAATACTCTAAAAGATCAAGATGGATTGTATACTTTAGTGGTTAAAGAGTTAGATGGTACTCACACTAATCGTATTATTGGCTCTATAGTGGAGTATATATATGCGCCAGAGAATCCATTAGCGGTTATCGAAAAAATGGCAAGTCCTGAAGTAAAAATTATATCATTAACTATAACAGAAGGTGGTTATAATTACAACGAAGCGAATAAAACATTCGATTTTACCAATCCTTTAATTCAGCATGACTTAAACAATCCAAATGTGCCAAAAACCATTTTTGGATATATCACACAAGCATTAAAGTTAAGACAATCACAAGGTTTAAAAGGTGTAACTATTCAGTCATGCGATAACATTCAAGGTAATGGTCACATGATAAAAATGATGTTACTAAGTTATGTTAGCAAAGCTCAGCCAGATTTAATCAATTGGATTGAGTCAAACGTATCGTTTCCAAACGCTATGGTAGATAGGATAACACCAGCAACGACACCAGAGGATATATTAAAAATAATTAAAACTACAGGAATTCATGATGCTTGGCCAGTAGTTTGCGAGCCTTTTAAACAATGGGTTATAGAAGATAATTTTATTGAAGGAAGACCTGCTTGGGAAAATGTTGGAGCGCAGTTTGTAAAAGACGTGGTGCCATATGAAAAAATGAAACTAAGCTTATTAAATGCTGGTCATTCAGTAATAGGAATTTTTGGTGCATTAATGGGTTATAATACCATTGATGAAGCGGTCAATAATCCAAATATCAGAACTTTTCTAATGCATTATATGGATGAAGAAGTGACGCCAACTTTAGGGAATTTAGAAGGTGTAGATTTAGAGGCCTACAAAAAATCGTTGTTAGATCGCTTCGGAAATATCAATATTAAAGATCAAATTGATCGTATTTGTTCAGAAAGTTCGGCTAAGTTTCCCATTTTTATATTACCGACAGTAAACGCACAATTACAAGATAAAGGTGATATTACTAGTGCTGCATTTGTTGTAGCTGCTTGGGCTATATATAGTTTAGGTAAAGATGAGAAAGGAAAAGGTTTAATAATAAAAGATGCTATGCAACCGATATTACATGCAAAAGCATTGGAAAGCACTGCTAATCCAGAAGCCTTTTTAGAAATAGAAGCAATTTTTGGTTTATTAAAAGACTCAAAGCCATTTGTTGAAGCTTACACAACAGCATATAATGATATTTTAAAGCATGGTGTGGAGCAATGTGTATTTGATTTAAACGCTAATATTTAA
- a CDS encoding alkene reductase: MSKQPLLLPYNKNINLKNRVVMAPMTRSRANNDGNVPIDQLHGLYYEQRASAGLIITEGSQVSKKAVGYINTAGIHTDAQVEGWKKVTKRVHDKGGKIFIQLWHVGRMSHPDFHNGDLPVSSSALNPNAKSYTPEGFKDTVTPKAMTIQEIKQTVKDFQDAAANAVKAGFDGVEIHSSNGYLFHQFFNNSSNNRIDEYGGSIENKTRFFFEVLDAIKQVIPQEKIGARFNPSLNGLFGMTMDEETIPTFEYIIKKLNDYNLAYVHLSEPFTDVSEIPYAVKEIAKHFRPLYNGTLMINAGFDQEKGNKVIEDGDADLVAYGKLFISNPDLVARFENNLELAEWDEDTFYTTGEKGYTDYPTASK; the protein is encoded by the coding sequence ATGAGCAAACAACCTTTATTACTACCATATAACAAAAACATAAATTTAAAAAACAGAGTCGTTATGGCTCCGATGACACGTAGTCGCGCAAATAACGATGGTAATGTACCAATAGACCAATTACACGGATTATATTATGAGCAACGTGCTTCTGCAGGCTTAATTATTACAGAAGGATCTCAAGTATCAAAAAAAGCTGTCGGTTACATCAATACCGCAGGAATACATACAGATGCGCAAGTAGAAGGCTGGAAAAAAGTAACTAAACGTGTGCACGATAAAGGCGGAAAAATCTTTATTCAATTATGGCATGTTGGTCGTATGTCACATCCAGACTTTCATAATGGTGATTTACCTGTGTCATCTTCAGCTTTAAATCCAAACGCAAAATCGTATACACCTGAGGGGTTTAAAGATACTGTGACACCTAAGGCAATGACTATTCAAGAGATTAAACAAACGGTTAAAGATTTTCAAGATGCTGCAGCAAATGCAGTAAAAGCAGGTTTTGATGGTGTAGAGATTCATTCATCAAATGGTTATTTATTTCACCAGTTTTTTAATAATTCATCTAACAATAGAATAGATGAATATGGTGGAAGCATAGAAAATAAAACACGTTTTTTCTTTGAAGTTTTAGATGCTATAAAACAAGTAATTCCGCAAGAAAAAATTGGAGCACGTTTTAACCCTTCTTTAAATGGTCTTTTTGGAATGACCATGGATGAGGAGACTATACCAACTTTTGAATATATTATCAAAAAATTAAATGATTATAATCTAGCATACGTACATTTATCAGAACCTTTTACTGATGTTTCAGAGATTCCGTATGCAGTCAAAGAGATTGCTAAGCATTTTAGACCATTATACAATGGTACATTAATGATTAATGCAGGTTTTGATCAAGAAAAAGGAAACAAGGTTATTGAGGATGGTGATGCAGATTTAGTAGCTTACGGTAAATTATTCATTTCAAATCCAGATTTAGTAGCGCGTTTTGAAAACAATTTAGAGCTGGCAGAATGGGATGAGGATACCTTTTACACAACAGGAGAAAAAGGATATACAGACTATCCAACAGCCTCAAAATAA
- a CDS encoding OsmC family protein, whose protein sequence is MKFTRKANAEWKGSGKDGQGSLTTGSKVLDKTQYSFHTRFEDGEKGTNPEELIGAAHAGCFAMQLSFLLNEDNFTATSLDVDATVTFEDGAITKITLDLEGDVPKIDAEQFQQIAHKAKEVCPISKVLNTEIELKVTLKKA, encoded by the coding sequence ATGAAATTTACAAGAAAAGCAAATGCAGAATGGAAAGGAAGTGGTAAAGATGGACAAGGAAGTCTTACTACAGGAAGTAAAGTTTTAGATAAAACACAATATTCGTTTCATACACGATTTGAAGATGGTGAAAAAGGAACAAATCCAGAGGAGTTAATAGGTGCAGCGCACGCAGGATGTTTTGCAATGCAATTAAGTTTTTTATTAAACGAAGATAATTTTACAGCAACAAGTTTAGACGTAGATGCTACGGTCACTTTTGAGGATGGAGCAATTACCAAAATAACACTAGACCTAGAAGGTGATGTTCCAAAAATTGATGCCGAACAATTCCAGCAAATAGCACACAAAGCAAAGGAAGTATGTCCAATTTCTAAAGTATTAAATACAGAGATAGAACTTAAAGTAACACTTAAAAAAGCATAA